The sequence ACCCTAGTGTGTGTGCGTGTACGTGGGCAAATTTGGTAAATGGGGACGGCAATAATCGAACTTTGAATAAATATGTTTCGTAATAATTTGGTTAAACAATCAAAATTATAAGTTGTTCTGATAAACATTCGCTTATCCCAACTTATTTGATAACTTTATTTActtattattgttattagtATCAAATTAATAACATTATTAATATTTAGTTATAATAATCTATGTTATAATATAAAAGTTGAGAgcattagaaaaattatttttttggtgtGGCATGAACACATCaaaatttcttttttatttagCCATTCTCTGATGTAAATTTATACAGAACTTTCACACTAAAAAAACTCAAccacctttaaaaaaattatgtatatatatgttatgtTGTACATGCAATGCGTGTGCTGCGTCACTAGTTATTTATTATCAATACAAGTATAATTGTACTTACAATTATCATACGTAATGGTCCGTGTATGTAGGGGTGGTTCGGTATGTATATCGCGGTATTCAACGAATACCACATATCGTACCGAAGTTTTcggtaccgaaattttcgatacctaaattttggcatgacataaatccataccgttcttaccaaaaaatttcggtataccaaaattcGGTACGATATCGTATGATACCGCGTATACCGACATTTTCGATATATACGGTTTTTTTCGGTATGATATAGGCGGTATGACGgcatttcgatatttttttcCAGCCCTACGTGTATGTGTGTATATAAATACAcacacaaattaaataattataataaatatatacttATCATTGAAATATTATAAATGTAATAAGTAGtggtaatattattaattatgattattataGTTGtagttataattattatttaatctaATATGATAAAATTATTGTATTAATCTTTTTTAGTAATTGTCTTAATTATTAAAAGATCTTATTAAACCAAACACATCAATATCTTTAGATTCTTTATCTTATTTTATCCAAACAATCAAAACAACCTATTCTTAAACCATAAGACCTTATAGCTTATAAcctcttttttaaaaatagttatATATAGCTTATGAACTCTTAAATCTGCTTATAAACTCTAGGGTTTCATTGGACAagtactttaaaaatatttttagtgtttttaTAAGTAAACTTAATTATATGTTTGAACAAGATttttgtcaaatggtttttaaaattattaattttttttcaattatagtttttaaaaaatatttgagatgtattttttatgtttatagaATTGAAGGCaatgatgaaaatcaaaatatattattttttatcttaAAAACATTTTCATTTAAGAGTTATccaaacaaatatttttattaaaacgaatatttataaaaactttttataaatatttgtttaaagaGACCCTAATAAAATATAAACTATAATTTGATGGCGCACAAGGTGAAACTATGAAAACTAAAAAGGGTTTCCTCCAAGGTGAAAGTTCGGTATCTACTCAATTACAAAACATCTATATTTACATTCTGGAATGTCCTCACAAAATAGAAAGTCATATTAATTCATCGATCCAAAAAAACCCAGTTAAAAAAatgttcaaaatttttaaaaaataataaactttTGTTTCAAATTAATTCTTGGTTTATGATTTACCACTTCCgcatcaaaattaaaattgtataaaaaaatatgttagGCCCggtgttaaaaaaataaaaataaaatagagtagttccaaatcataattattcttaattgcttaaacaattttCCATTAATAGACAACTTGGTAAAATGTTTGATACAACATTGTGAAATTGAAAAAGGTCAAAAAGAAAAAAGGTGTTTTAAAATTGGGCGTTGGATCCCcggaatataatataatatatagtttTTTCCCATTATAAAAACAGACAATATGGGTCTATGGATTTATTGGCTATTATTGATGAACTAAATAGTACGCATGTATCATTGATGGCGCTGTTGTTGCGCAACGTATCTTTTTACTTGATCAATTAACTAATCAGTGTGTACTGTCTATCtatgtgtatttatttattgtgtggCTGCATACGTTCGTACTCATGTAGTTGTCTCTATATAATTTTGCTATTTTATGTTTGAAGTCTTACTCCGCTATCatttgtttttggttttttgttAGTATGACCGAGTCCGTTTCTCGGCGTGACACTGACATATCTAATGTTACgtcaatattataaaaaaataattaaaattatcaaaaataccTTAATATATCAGATTAACTGAGATTTGATACTatagaaaacaaaataaaagaaaacaaacctaaactaaaaaaaatctcggatcaaaattacaATCTTCTCAAGTTTTATGGCTTTGGTTAGTTAGAAAAGTAATTTGCTAATCAAAACATACAGAATCGGTGCAATTGTTAATTGGGACATCAATGCTTTTATTTCATGAATAAAACAAGTTTTTTGTATTGTTAACGTATCTGATTCATATTATATAATCATTGATCAGTTATGTTAGAAAAATGCATCCTTAATTTGCAATGATTTTTCCTATTTTAGTTCTTTTTTATCGAAATGTCACGTCATCAATTTTTAGTGTCATGCATGTAAACTTTtccattaaaataaatacaaaagttGGAAAGAGTGCAAATTAATTAATGTTCTAAAACTGTAAATTGATCCACTTATGCGAATAGgaaataaaaacatatatacaaaTTAATTTCCAAAATTGTAATTTTACCTAATTTACGATCCACCCTTACTAGAGATAGAGTAAATGCTAAACATACCAAACAGCTGCTCGATTTCTTTGTGATCATATCCATCGACTATATATTTCGTAGCTTCTTGATATATGCAACTATAATAATATTCATCATTCAGGAATAAATATCAAGATGAATCGAGATTGACTCATCATTGTTCATGCATGCTATAAACGTAATCATGTCgataaaatttcttaatttgacaaaaaaaaatgtattcGAATAATCATGTGAACACATATGGattatatttttctaaaaaaatacaaaCTCAACTTGTTATAGCTTCCAAATATATAATAAGCcctatattaataaatatgaaGACTTAATTATATTTCATGCATGAGTTCATATATGTCCGAAAACGAGGAAAGTAACCTAGCTAACTACCAGATCAAGATAGAAAAAAGTTTATAGAAATAGTAGGTAGAAGCGTATTTTGCGTAtccatatatattaatattaattaattaacagtACACACAAAAAGTAcgtcaaattaattaataattttaatttttaaaaggaccaccaatatatttatatataataaaataaataaataaaaattgaggCATTAAATTAAACCCTTGAAATCAGCATatattaaaaacatgcatgttcCATAAATGAAGTCGAAACGggttaataaattattatgttatttatgctATACGGCCGGTGAGTGAGTGTAAAATGCTTTCTTAAATTTTTccttaaacaaattaaattaattttttttaaaaaaatataatataatataacatatagatgtatatatatatatatatagataagttgtcataatcaaatcattaaatacCTTCATCCCATCTTTGTCGCTGACCCCAACCCCATCTCCCTCCCTTATTTACTGCTACACTCGTAGCTCTCTCATGTCCATGTATCCACTTCACTTCAAGAATCAGTAACCATCGAGAAACAAATACACCGCTAGCTGTTTCTTGAATCTTGATCGATCTCTGGTACAAATTAAACTCCGGCAATGGGCCGCTCCCCGTGCTGCGATAAAATCGGGTTGAAGAAAGGGCCGTGGACTCCCGAAGAAGATCAGAAGCTCTTGGCTTATATCGACCAACATGGCCATGGAAGCTGGCGAGCTTTGCCCACAAAAGCTGGTAATTAAGCTATATATTCAAATGAAGTACTTTGCATGTAAATATATATGTGGGTTTTTTGAATTGGGTCccttttttttatgttaatgaACAGGGTTGCAGAGATGCGGGAAGAGTTGCAGATTGAGGTGGACGAATTATTTAAGGCCTGATATTAAAAGAGGCAAGTTCAGTTTACAGGAAGAGCAAAGTATCATTCAGCTCCATGCCCTTTTAGGAAACAGGtagaaattaaatattaagtttaGTTATGTATAATTAATTCaactttttgaaattttttccaACTCCCGAACTGTCAGTTAGTATAATTCAAGCTTTCCAGTTAAGATGTTGGTGAGAAATGTTTCCAAATTTGTTGTAATAAAGAAGCTACGACTTCCATTTTCTGACGAATTATTGCCCAGTTGTGAtgggttttttaattttaatttaatttctatgtGCCCCCTGCAGCAGCATTTACTCTATTAATATATATGCCATGCAAGAATGGGTCGATTTTGTGTATAAATCTTTGGAGTTGAACTCAAACTTTGTGGAATATATAGCAGAATTAAACTGTTTGGTTTGTCATATTTAGGTGAATTTATAACCATTTGTGTCTTCTTCTGATCAAAGTGATGATTGATTAGAGTGTGTCGTTTTTGTGTTTGATTGTTGTCTTGTTGTGATGATCTATCAGGTGGTCTGCCATAGCCACTCATTTGCCTAAAAGAACAGACAACGAGATAAAGAATTACTGGAACACTCATCTGAAGAAAAGATTGGTTAAAATGGGTATCGACCCCGTGACCCATAAGACCAAGAACGATGCTTTGTTGTCCAGCGATGGTGGCCAGTCCAAGAATACGGCCAATCTCAGCCACATGGCTCAGTGGGAGAGCGCCCGTCTCGAAGCCGAATCAAGACTTGCCCGCCAATCCAAACTCCGCTCAGCCATTTCGTTTCAGGTactgtttttaattaattagtttTTATAACAAGTAGTACGTACGTACTATATATATGTTGTccattttaattatgttttggTAACCAAAACAGTCAAATTTGTTCACAACacagtaaatttttttttttcgcttCACCTAATTCTAAATCATAGTAGAGGGGCGGATGTAGCCAAGTGGATCAAGGCAGTGGATTGTGAATCCACCATGCGCGGGTTCAATTCCCGTCGTTCGCCCATGACTACAAAAGGATTTTTTTTTAGTGAACGTATCACAGCTAACTCCTATTTCTTTTTTGTAAAGACGACTCATCTATAAAAAACTCGTTGATGTGACATCAAAAATTGTTGTCTAGTAATGCTCAACACAAAAtgttataaattcaaaatgtGATCTTGTTTCTAACAATTTGCAACATGTTAATTATGGTTGTGATTGACTGAAAACACAGGcgaggaactcggaattcgcCTCCACGTCGAGCCAGAACCAGAATCCGGGAGGCACGCTCCGATGTCTCGACGTGTTGAAAGCATGGAAAGGCGACTTCTGGGGTAAAGATAGAGAAGTAGGAGGAGGCAGCGGCGGCAATTCCACGACGGGGATAGGCGGCAGAGATCAGCTGGAATCCCCAACTTCAACGCTCAGCTCCTCCGCCGGGACTGGGCAGCAACACTCCGCCGCCTTCATGGAGTCTCTAAGAAACTGCTCGGAGTCGTATTACGCCGCCGGAATCATGAAAGAAGAAACCGGAGAGGAGTGGAAACTGAATCCGGCTCAGTTCCCGTCGTCTGAATTGCAGGATCCGCCATTTCCAGGGATGGATCACTCCGCAGATCAGCGAGTACCTCGTGGGAGTTTCGTGGAGAACTTCACGAACCTTTTGCTGAGCACATCTTCCGACAGACGCTTCTCCGATGACGGCGGAGATTCGGACATGAACGGCGGCGGAGATTACGGTGAAGAGAACAAGAATTACTGGAACAGCATTCTCCATTTGGTGAATTCATCGCCTTCTGTTTCACCCATGTTTTGAGAGTTTACAGTAATTAATGTGGAACAGTACACATATTCCATTTCCACCTTCTACATGAATCTTCATTTAATTCCCCAATTTCtgtatctattttttttatttatttattctcctttctcaataataataataataataataataataataataatagctgtgtccaagttggtggagtaggtgaactcttgATCAGAGGTTAGGAgaacgtagtttgcaggctattgcgttagtccgaagGTTTACCCAATACACATCGAAAATAGCGATTGCGGGTTCCCAcatcaaaaaaaataatcataataacattaatgataataataatatttaattattataattataattatattaaaattataatatgaataaaaatatgACCATACCCATTAAAGACCTTCGTCTCTGTtgcaatttcattaattattaaatcggtaatgctacatgtacactgAGGGTTACACGTTGGCTTACACATTgtacttgaaattacatgattattcatgcactttatttggaaaaaatctttcaaaaatacatatagaataatcatgtaatttcaagaGTAATGTGTAACTCAACGTGTAACCCTcattgtacatgtagcattaccctTATTAATTATATGTGtatcattattatatatacagTATATGTATTATATAATGGCATATATCAGCATAATTAACTCACATGTCCtgtcatatataaattataattgtcttaaaattaattttaatatatatctatatcatTAATCATTAGTAAAACAAAAGGAGTGAATAATAACTGTTTTTATggtgaagtttttttttttttttaattccaaACCTATCCTTTCATATA comes from Henckelia pumila isolate YLH828 chromosome 4, ASM3356847v2, whole genome shotgun sequence and encodes:
- the LOC140859895 gene encoding transcription factor MYB16; the encoded protein is MGRSPCCDKIGLKKGPWTPEEDQKLLAYIDQHGHGSWRALPTKAGLQRCGKSCRLRWTNYLRPDIKRGKFSLQEEQSIIQLHALLGNRWSAIATHLPKRTDNEIKNYWNTHLKKRLVKMGIDPVTHKTKNDALLSSDGGQSKNTANLSHMAQWESARLEAESRLARQSKLRSAISFQARNSEFASTSSQNQNPGGTLRCLDVLKAWKGDFWGKDREVGGGSGGNSTTGIGGRDQLESPTSTLSSSAGTGQQHSAAFMESLRNCSESYYAAGIMKEETGEEWKLNPAQFPSSELQDPPFPGMDHSADQRVPRGSFVENFTNLLLSTSSDRRFSDDGGDSDMNGGGDYGEENKNYWNSILHLVNSSPSVSPMF